GTAACCACGGATCTCTCCGTGGAGAAACTGATCGACAAGATGAACGCACTCAAGGAAGGGAAGTGAAAATGGTTGGAATAGTAAGTTACGGGGCATACGTCCCCAGGTACAGGATAAAGCCGGAAGAGATCGGAAGGATATGGGGCACCGACGGCGCTTCCATGGGAAAAGGTCTGATGATCAACCAGAAGTCCGTACCCTCTCCCGACGAGGATACCGTTACGATCTCCACCGAGGCCGCCAGGTACATGCTCGACAGGGTCCCCGACGTGGACCCCGCCGACATCGGGGCCGTCTACATAGGGTCCGAGAGCCACCCGTACGCCGTCAAGCCCTCGTCGACCATCGTCGCCGAGGCCATAGGGGCCACCCCCAACATGACCGCCGCAGACCTCGAGTTCGCCTGCAAGGCAGGTACCGCCGGCATACAGGCCGGTCTCGGTCTCGTCAAGGCCGGGATGGTGAAGTATGCCGTCGCCATCGGGGCCGACACCTCTCAGGGCGCCCCCGGGGACGCCCTCGAGTACTCTGCCGCGGCGGGAGGTGCCGCCTACCTGCTCGGTACCGAGAAGGTCATCGCAGAGGTCAACAAGACCCTCAGTTTCACCACCGACACCCCCGACTTCTGGAGGGAGGGTATGATGTATCCCGTGCACGGCGGGAGGTTCAGCGGGGAGCCCGCCTACTTCAGGCATGTGACGTCCGCCGCCAAGATGATGATGGAGGCCATGGGCACCACCCCGGCCGACTACAACTACGTGGTACTCCACCAGCCCAACGGGAAGTTCCCCACCAGGGCCGCCAAGATGCTCGGCTTCACCCCCGAGCAGCTGGAGTGCGGACTCCTGACGCCCAACATCGGGAACACATACAGCGGTGCCGTCCCCCTCGGACTGGCACATGTCCTCGACCATGCCAAGGCGGGCGACAGGATCCTCGTGACCTCCTATGGTTCCGGGGCCGGGAGCGACGCCTTCGACATAACGGTCACCGACGAGATCGACAGCTACAGGAGGGACAACGCCCCCGTGCTGGACAAGATCCTCGCCGACCCCGTCTATGTGGACTATGCGACCTATGCGAAGTACAAGAACACGATCAAGATGCCGGAGGAGTGAACATGAGGGATGTAGCTATAATCGGAGCAGGAAGCACCAAGTTCGGAGAACTCTGGGGGAAATCCTTCAGGGCCCTCGGCATAGAGGCCGGGGCCAAGGCCATGGAGGATGCCAACCTCGGAGGGAGCGAGATCGACGCAGTATATGTCGGCAACATGAGCGCCGCCCGCTTCATCAACCAGCAGCATATCGACGCGCTCGTCTCAGACTACACCGGTATGGCGACCCGCAACGTGCCGGCCATCAGGACCGAGGCCGGAGGGGCCTCCGGAGGAGTGGCCTTCAGACAGGGTGTCATGGCCGTCGCATCCGGTATGCACGACGTCGTCATCGTCGGAGGGGCGGAGAAGATGACCGACCTCGATGACGACTCCATCAACCAGATCCTCAACGCCACCTCCGATGCGGAGTGGGAGGCCGGGATGGGTGTCACCCTCCCCTCGCTGTACGCCATGATCGCCAGGAGGATGATCAAGGAAGGCATAGCCACCCGCGAGGAGATCGCGGCATGCGCCGTCAACAGCCACTTCCACGGGGCCTTCAACAAGGACGCCCAGTTCCAGAAGGCCATAAAGCTGGACAACGTGCTCCGCTCCGGATATACCGCGGACCCCCTGACCGTGTTCGACGGGGCCCCCATATCTGACGGTGCGAGCGCCGTAATCCTCTGTCCCCTCGAGGATGCCAAGAAGTACACCGACTCCTACGTCAAAGTCGCCTCCACCGCACAGGCGAGCGACACCCTGGCACTGTTCCAGAGGGAGTCCTTCACCTCCTTCAAGGCCACACAGGTGGCGGCCCAGAACGCATACAGGCTCGCCGGCATAGAGGCCAAGGACATAGACGTCGCAGAGGTCCACGACGACTTCACCGTCGGCGGAGTGATGGCCCTCAACGACCTGGGACTCTACGAGAACGGCGGAAAGGCCTTCCTCGACGGGGACACCAAGTTCGATGCGGGCAAGATCGCGGTCAACACCTCCGGAGGTCTGAAGGCCAAGGGATACCCGATCGGAGCCGCAGGGGTCTCCCAGATCGCGGAGCTCTATCTCCAGCTCACCAACAGGGCCGGGGAGAGGCAGGTCAAGGACGCCAAGTACGGTCTGGCACAGTCCGTCGGAGGTACAGGTTCTGCTGTAACCGTTTCTATCCTGGAGGCGATGTGAGATGGCAATGGTATCCGCTAAGGAATGGAGGGAGATCCCGGGAAGGTACAACCTCGTCGGGACCAAGTGCGAGAACTGCGGGAAGATCTTCTTCCCGAGCCGTGCGTTCTGCCCCTACTGCAGACGTGCCAGCATCGGAAAGGTCGTCCCGTTCAAGCTCAAGAGGTCGGGGGAGGTCTACTCCTTCTCCGTGATCCACGAGTACTCTGGCTTCAACGAGAGGATGATGCCCTACGCCGTCGCGATGATAAAGAACGACGACGGGGTCATGCTCGAGGGCCAGCTGGTGGACGTCGACCTGTCCAAGATCGAGATCGGTATGCGCGTTAGGGCCGTACTGAGGAAACTCGACGAGGACGGCGAGGCCGGCGTCATCCACTATGGTTACAAGTTCGTTCCCGAGTGATACAAATCATTTCCCCGGCCTCGGCCGGGGTCCCGAAAGGGTTTTTCGGATCTGGGTCATGCGAGGCGGTAGGGTATCTCCTTTCCGTCCGCCAGCATCTTCATGCCGTAAAGCGAGTTGTAGACCATGTCGCGGATGGCGTTCTCGTAATAGAACGCCATGTGCTGGGTTATCAGCACGTTCGGTCTTCCGCGCAGGACCTTCAGGGCCTTGTTGTCCAATTCCCTGCCGCTGCAGTCGTAGTAGTATAGGCCGAACTCGTCCTCTATCACATCCAGCGCCGCACCTCCGACCTGTCCGGAATCCAGTCCGGCCGCGAGGGCGTCCGTGTCGATGAGCGGTCCACGGGCGGTGTTTACTATCAGGGCTCCCTTCTTCATCTTGGATATGGCTTCGGGCCCCATGATGTGGAACGTGTCCTTGTTGAGTTCCAGGTGCAGAGACACCACGTCGCACATACCCAGAAGCTCGTCCATGTCCACGCGTTCGGCATATCTGTCGGCCTCTTCGCTGGGACTCCTGTTGCAGTAGTAGAGCCTGCATCCGAATCCCGACAGGTCGCGGAGGACTGACCTTCCTATCCTGCCGGTCCCGATTATGCCTACGGACATGTCCCCGAGCTCCCCTCCGATGAGACCGTCGAGGGTGAAGTCGTTATCCTTCCCGCGTTCCAGGATGTTCTTCGCCTTGCGTATGGCCATGAGCATCATCATGACGGTATATTCGGCGACGCCTTCCGGGTCGTATGTGATGTGGGTGACGGTCATCCCGATACGTTTCGCATATGCGATGTCTATGTGGTCGTACCCGATGGTGCGGGTGGATATCATGCGGACCCCTCCCTCCTTGAAGCGGTCCATCATCTCCGGGGTGATCGGTGTCGTGATGATCGATATGAAATCGCAGCCGTCCGCCAGTCCGCAGTTGTCGATGGTCGGACTCTCCTCCGTGTATCCGAGTTCGAAACCGAACTCCTCCGCATACTGCTGGAAGTACTTCTCCTCGTCGAATCTGCGATAGTTGTAGACGAAAACCTTCATGTTCCGACGCACCGGCATCCGGATGTCACGACTGGTTTATCGGTCTTGCGGAAGTCTGTGCGGAAAAATGTACCGCCCCCTGCGGGAGGGCGGTGGAGTGGTACGGAACTACCAGGCACGGTTAGTTCGGATTAAGGAAAGTTAATTATCATATTTAAACTTTGGATGTGTCATCCGACAATCATCCAACAAATACCCAGACGGTTCACTGCTTCATCAGGTCCACCATGGCGACCTGTTCCAGGACCGCGTCTTCCGGGGGGATCCCTTCGAACATCTCCGCACCCAGGTTCCTGGCCTTCTCCTCCGACGCATCGCAGAGGGAGTCGTCCCTATCCGCACCCAGATCCGAAAGTGCCAGATCCCCGTCTATTCCTAGGACGGCTGCGACCATCGTCCCGTCCCCCTTCGGTCTCATCTTCTTCAGGGCCTTGCCTATCTGCCTCTCGCAGGCGGCGTATAGGACTATCTCGGTGATCAGGGTCTTCGCCCTGTTCCTGCCTTCGGCGAAAGCCCTGTCCGCATGCATGACTGCGCTGACGATATGGTCCTTCCCGCAGACGACGGACGGGTCGAAAAGGACCACCTCCCCGCCCATGCCGGTGAAATGCTCCACCGCATCCTCGAAGGAGAAGTCCCCGCGGAGCCCTACCACCTGTACGTCTGTCATGCCTGTTCGATTGCCTCCCACATAGTTAACCGTTGCTTTCCCTGCGGAATCCATGTCGGAGGTTAACGTTTATTAGACGTGCGCACGTTTATTATAACAGGCACGGTACGGGAGGGACGATAACAATGAGCGACGAGTGGATCAAGATCGCGGCCCCCGCCACGACCTCTAACATAGGGGCCGGTTTCGACACGTTTGGACTCGCAATTCACGAACCCTACGACATAATCGAGGGAAGGAAGATACCGTCAGGTATCGTCATCTCGGACATACAGGGCCCGGGAGCGGAGAGCATCACCCGCGACCCCGCCAAGAACTCCGTGACCATAGCCGCTGCGGAGGTCCTCAAGAGGGCCGGCGCCGACTTCGGTCTCGAGGTCAAGATCACCAAGGGCATCCGTCCTTGTTCCGGTATCGGGTCATCCGGCGCATCCGCGGCCGGAGGTGCGTACCTCGCACACGTCCTCACCGGGGAGAAGCTCTCCATAAACGAGGTCATCATGTGCGCTGCCGCCGCCGAGGGATACACCTCCGGCTCCATCCATGCCGACAACGTCGCACCCTGCATCCTCGGGGGATTCACCATCATCAGGTCCTACGAGCCCTTCGAGGTCCTCAAGATCGACCCTCCGAAGGATCTCGGACTCGTCGTAGCCCTTCCGGACGTTCTCGTGGCGACCGCCGATGCGAGGAAGGTCCTTCCCCACGAGGTCCCGGTGAAGGACCTCGTCTTCCATGTAGGGCATGCGTCCTCCCTGGTCTATGCGATGATGACCGACGATCTGCCCCTCATAGGGAGGTCGGTCGCGGACATGGTCTTCGAGCCCGCCCGTGCACCTCTCGTCCCCCATCTGAAAGAGGCCGAGAAGGCCGCCATGAACCACGGCGCCATAGTCTCCTTCCTGGGAGGATCCGGGCCGTGCGTCATGTCGTTCTACGACAAGAGCACCCACAAGGGAGAGGTCATCGCCGAGAGCGTGAGGAAAGTCTTTAACGATAACAATATGAAATGCGATATCTGGGTGACCGATTGCGGCACCGGATGCAGGAGGCTTTGAAATGGCAAACCACAAGGTAGTATGTTGGATGTGCGGAGCAGAGGTAAAGGACCCTTACGTCAACCTCTGTCCCAAATGCGGCGGTCTCCTGACCGTCAAGATGGATCTTTCCGAGGTCTCCGAGATGAACCCCGAGGACCTCCGCAAGACGCAGATCGGTGTCTGGAGGTATGCCCCCTTCATGCCCGTCGACCCTGCGCACAAGGTGTCCATCCAGGAAGGAGGAACCCCCCTCTACAAGACCGAGGCCCTCGGTGCCGAGGTGGGCGTCCCCAACGCATACGTGAAATTCGAGGGACTCAACCCCACCGGGTCCTTCAAGGACAGAGGAATGACCATCGGAGTCTCCCACGCCAAGGAGCTCGGGGCCAAGATCGTCGGATGTGCATCCACCGGGAACACCTCCGCCGCCCTCTCCGCATACGCATCCAAGGCCGGCATGAAATGCGCGGTCTTCCTTCCTTCCGGAAAAGTGGCCATGGGAAAGCTCGCCCAGGCCCTGTTCTTCGGAGCGAAGGTTCTGTCGGTCGACGGGAACTTCGACGATGCGCTCGCACTCGCCAGGAAGATGTCCGAGGAGAAGAAGCTGTACCTGCTCAACTCCATCAACCCCTACCGCCCCGAAGGACAGAAGTCCGTCCTCTTCGAGATCTGGGACCAGCTCGGGTTCAAGATGCCCGACAGGGTCATCCTCCCCGTCGGCAACGCGGCCAACATCTGGGCCGTCTACAAGGCATGCATGGAGCTCAAGGAGATCGGATGGATCGACAAGATCCCGAAGCTCACCGGTATCCAGGCGGCAGGTGCCTCCCCCGTCGCGAAGGCGTTCGAGGAGGGTGCGATGGACTTCGTCCCCGAGGGCAACCCCGAGACCGTCGCCACCGCCATCAGGATCGGCAACCCCGTCAGCGGGAAGAAGGCCCTCAAGGCCATCTACGACACAAAGGGATACGCCACCACCGTCACCGACGAGGAGATCATCAAGGCGCAGCTCCTCCTCGGAAGGAAGGAGGGTGTCTGCGTGGAGCCCGCGTCCGCCGCATCCGTCGCCGGACTCAAGAAGCTCAGGGAACAGGGCGTCATCGACAAGGACGAGACCGTCGCCTGCATCTGCACCGGTAACGGACTCAAGGACCCGGACACGATCCTCGCCAACGTCCCCAAGCCCATCCCCTGCCAGAACTCCGTGAAGGATGTCGAGCGCATCCTCAGCGAGAACTGAAACCATAATCCCGGAGGGGGATATCCCCTCCGGAAAACATGTTCCAGACATCGGTATCCGAGGGTATGGTCCATCATGTCCGCATCCAGAACCGACGATGTTTTCTCAGATATGCTGTCGAACGGCAGGGATCTTCCCTGGATGAAACGCGCCCTCACCGACAGGTCCTACAAGAAGTTCGTCAATTGTAATGTGCCAGACAACAGCATGACGAATTCCGACCTCGCCACATACGGGGACGCGCTGCTGAAGTTCGCACTCTGCAGCATACTTCTGGACAGACCCGGGCATATGAGCGTGTCCAAGTCCCATTACGAATCGGATAAGACCCTGGTGACCGTGATCGGGAAGCGCTACCGCATAATGGACCACCTCCTCTACGATCGGGACGACCGCAACATAGCCAGCGATTACAATTGGTCTCCTGGGAGCGGGAACGAGGACCGCCGTCACAAGCATATCGCGACGGCCGTGGAAGCGGTCCTCGGAGCGATATACAAGGAGCACGGGGATATGGACGAGATAATCTCCATCGCGGAGCACTGGGTCTCCGTGGTCGACGAAGAGGACCGCATAACCGATGCCATCAGGCAACGCCGATCCCGGGGTTCATGCGACCAGGAAGAACACCGCCGACGTAAGGACCGCACCCAGGACCGTTCCTCCGGCCATCTGCATGGGCGTATGCTTCCCGAGCACGTACCTGCACCACATGGCCACCGGATATACGGACAGCGACAGGAGTCCGACCGGACCGAATGTCCAAGTCAATGCGACTGCGGCGCACATTATGCCCATGGCGTGAAGGCTGATCTTCCAGTGCATGGTTATGGGTATCACGGCCGCCGTACAGACCAGGCAACTCACCATCATGGCGACGGTAACGTCGGGGGCATCCGCCGCGATAAGGACCACGGACCCTGCCAGATAGATGAGGCCGGCGACCGCCAGAGGAAATATCCTATCCTCGCGTCTC
The nucleotide sequence above comes from Candidatus Methanomethylophilus alvi Mx1201. Encoded proteins:
- a CDS encoding hydroxymethylglutaryl-CoA synthase, which produces MVGIVSYGAYVPRYRIKPEEIGRIWGTDGASMGKGLMINQKSVPSPDEDTVTISTEAARYMLDRVPDVDPADIGAVYIGSESHPYAVKPSSTIVAEAIGATPNMTAADLEFACKAGTAGIQAGLGLVKAGMVKYAVAIGADTSQGAPGDALEYSAAAGGAAYLLGTEKVIAEVNKTLSFTTDTPDFWREGMMYPVHGGRFSGEPAYFRHVTSAAKMMMEAMGTTPADYNYVVLHQPNGKFPTRAAKMLGFTPEQLECGLLTPNIGNTYSGAVPLGLAHVLDHAKAGDRILVTSYGSGAGSDAFDITVTDEIDSYRRDNAPVLDKILADPVYVDYATYAKYKNTIKMPEE
- a CDS encoding thiolase domain-containing protein, translating into MRDVAIIGAGSTKFGELWGKSFRALGIEAGAKAMEDANLGGSEIDAVYVGNMSAARFINQQHIDALVSDYTGMATRNVPAIRTEAGGASGGVAFRQGVMAVASGMHDVVIVGGAEKMTDLDDDSINQILNATSDAEWEAGMGVTLPSLYAMIARRMIKEGIATREEIAACAVNSHFHGAFNKDAQFQKAIKLDNVLRSGYTADPLTVFDGAPISDGASAVILCPLEDAKKYTDSYVKVASTAQASDTLALFQRESFTSFKATQVAAQNAYRLAGIEAKDIDVAEVHDDFTVGGVMALNDLGLYENGGKAFLDGDTKFDAGKIAVNTSGGLKAKGYPIGAAGVSQIAELYLQLTNRAGERQVKDAKYGLAQSVGGTGSAVTVSILEAM
- a CDS encoding NAD(P)-dependent oxidoreductase, whose translation is MKVFVYNYRRFDEEKYFQQYAEEFGFELGYTEESPTIDNCGLADGCDFISIITTPITPEMMDRFKEGGVRMISTRTIGYDHIDIAYAKRIGMTVTHITYDPEGVAEYTVMMMLMAIRKAKNILERGKDNDFTLDGLIGGELGDMSVGIIGTGRIGRSVLRDLSGFGCRLYYCNRSPSEEADRYAERVDMDELLGMCDVVSLHLELNKDTFHIMGPEAISKMKKGALIVNTARGPLIDTDALAAGLDSGQVGGAALDVIEDEFGLYYYDCSGRELDNKALKVLRGRPNVLITQHMAFYYENAIRDMVYNSLYGMKMLADGKEIPYRLA
- a CDS encoding homoserine kinase, whose translation is MSDEWIKIAAPATTSNIGAGFDTFGLAIHEPYDIIEGRKIPSGIVISDIQGPGAESITRDPAKNSVTIAAAEVLKRAGADFGLEVKITKGIRPCSGIGSSGASAAGGAYLAHVLTGEKLSINEVIMCAAAAEGYTSGSIHADNVAPCILGGFTIIRSYEPFEVLKIDPPKDLGLVVALPDVLVATADARKVLPHEVPVKDLVFHVGHASSLVYAMMTDDLPLIGRSVADMVFEPARAPLVPHLKEAEKAAMNHGAIVSFLGGSGPCVMSFYDKSTHKGEVIAESVRKVFNDNNMKCDIWVTDCGTGCRRL
- the cgi121 gene encoding KEOPS complex subunit Cgi121; this translates as MTDVQVVGLRGDFSFEDAVEHFTGMGGEVVLFDPSVVCGKDHIVSAVMHADRAFAEGRNRAKTLITEIVLYAACERQIGKALKKMRPKGDGTMVAAVLGIDGDLALSDLGADRDDSLCDASEEKARNLGAEMFEGIPPEDAVLEQVAMVDLMKQ
- the thrC gene encoding threonine synthase — encoded protein: MANHKVVCWMCGAEVKDPYVNLCPKCGGLLTVKMDLSEVSEMNPEDLRKTQIGVWRYAPFMPVDPAHKVSIQEGGTPLYKTEALGAEVGVPNAYVKFEGLNPTGSFKDRGMTIGVSHAKELGAKIVGCASTGNTSAALSAYASKAGMKCAVFLPSGKVAMGKLAQALFFGAKVLSVDGNFDDALALARKMSEEKKLYLLNSINPYRPEGQKSVLFEIWDQLGFKMPDRVILPVGNAANIWAVYKACMELKEIGWIDKIPKLTGIQAAGASPVAKAFEEGAMDFVPEGNPETVATAIRIGNPVSGKKALKAIYDTKGYATTVTDEEIIKAQLLLGRKEGVCVEPASAASVAGLKKLREQGVIDKDETVACICTGNGLKDPDTILANVPKPIPCQNSVKDVERILSEN
- a CDS encoding Zn-ribbon domain-containing OB-fold protein, yielding MAMVSAKEWREIPGRYNLVGTKCENCGKIFFPSRAFCPYCRRASIGKVVPFKLKRSGEVYSFSVIHEYSGFNERMMPYAVAMIKNDDGVMLEGQLVDVDLSKIEIGMRVRAVLRKLDEDGEAGVIHYGYKFVPE